Proteins co-encoded in one Armatimonadota bacterium genomic window:
- a CDS encoding periplasmic heavy metal sensor produces MRLAAAALVVLVALALPAVGQEPRPAPPRPERIIEALLIWRLVDELDLTEAQIARIFPRVRALKEIRLEMGRRIRPLVKELRQLLAAQPRDEELIRLRMAELNQLRADMERRRREQLAGIAEALTPSQQARFVLIQETFEIETLRLLDAARRLAEEQGRR; encoded by the coding sequence GTGCGTCTTGCAGCGGCAGCGCTCGTCGTACTGGTCGCGCTCGCCCTGCCCGCGGTGGGCCAGGAGCCGCGCCCGGCCCCCCCGCGGCCCGAGCGCATCATCGAGGCCCTGCTCATCTGGCGCCTGGTGGACGAGCTCGACCTCACCGAGGCCCAGATCGCCCGGATCTTCCCGCGCGTGCGGGCGTTGAAGGAGATCCGCCTGGAGATGGGGCGGCGTATCCGCCCGCTCGTGAAGGAGCTCCGCCAGCTGCTGGCCGCACAGCCGCGCGACGAGGAGCTGATACGCCTGCGGATGGCCGAGCTGAACCAGCTGCGGGCCGACATGGAACGACGACGGCGCGAGCAGCTGGCGGGGATCGCCGAGGCGTTGACACCGTCCCAGCAGGCCCGCTTCGTCCTCATCCAGGAGACGTTCGAGATCGAGACCCTGCGGCTGCTGGACGCTGCCCGCCGGCTGGCCGAGGAGCAGGGCCGGCGGTAG